Proteins encoded by one window of Lathyrus oleraceus cultivar Zhongwan6 chromosome 1, CAAS_Psat_ZW6_1.0, whole genome shotgun sequence:
- the LOC127115699 gene encoding alternative NAD(P)H-ubiquinone oxidoreductase C1, chloroplastic/mitochondrial codes for MQISFSIFSEMSHIALTASPTVVAFHRGAKQWSTLFPSSWRSRGINPSSFPNSTRKRLPLRFFASGKNGVNGGVVDEISETVKAHTDFVWPDNKKPRVCILGGGFGGLYTALRLESLQWPEDKKPHE; via the exons ATGCAAATTTCATTCTCCATCTTTTCAGAAATGTCACACATTGCTTTAACTGCATCACCCACCGTAGTCGCTTTTCACC GTGGAGCGAAACAATGGAGCACGCTGTTTCCGAGTAGCTGGAGAAGCAGGGGAATCAATCCATCCTCATTTCCAAATTCCACCAGAAAACGGTTACCGTTGCGGTTTTTTGCTTCTGGAAAAAATGGCGTCAATGGAGGTGTTGTGGATGAGATATCTGAAACAGTAAAGGCGCACACGGATTTCGTTTGGCCTGATAACAAG AAGCCTAGAGTGTGTATTTTAGGTGGTGGATTCGGTGGTTTATATACTGCTTTAAGGTTGGAATCACTCCAGTGGCCCGAAGACAAAAAGCCACAT GAATAA